One Methylobacterium oryzae DNA window includes the following coding sequences:
- a CDS encoding glycosyl transferase has translation MTRGIGWYVHHQGAGHLQRARAVARALDRPCTILGTLAGFDTAGLDIVDLPDDRPLGDGAFDGRDGATGRPEALHYAPLNHPGVRARMARIAAWAERAEPALLVVDVSVEVALLARLLSVPTLVVRLAGTRTDRPHLEAFRGATRLLAPFPAALDGAAVPDWVRAKTLYAGFLGAPAQAPIEAGREIVVVFGRGGAGGDLGDLAAAARAVPDRPWHVLGPVSGSGAVPGNLHLHGWVPDVEARVARAALLVGGGGDGVVALAAAQRKRFVCLPEERAYGEQTEKAEALARLGAAIVHPGWPSAAAWPGLIAAARAIDPSVIGGLHDPDAVRTCAATIQTLIADL, from the coding sequence GTGACCCGGGGCATCGGCTGGTACGTCCATCACCAGGGCGCCGGCCATCTCCAGCGGGCCCGGGCCGTCGCCCGCGCCCTGGACCGGCCCTGCACGATCCTCGGGACGCTGGCCGGGTTCGACACCGCCGGCCTCGACATCGTCGACCTGCCCGACGACCGCCCCCTCGGCGACGGAGCCTTCGACGGCCGGGACGGCGCGACCGGGCGGCCCGAGGCCCTGCACTACGCGCCGCTCAACCATCCGGGGGTCCGCGCGCGGATGGCGCGCATCGCCGCCTGGGCGGAGCGGGCCGAGCCGGCCCTCCTGGTCGTCGACGTCTCGGTGGAGGTGGCGCTCCTGGCGCGCCTCCTGTCGGTGCCGACCCTGGTGGTGCGGCTCGCGGGGACGCGGACCGACCGGCCGCATCTGGAGGCCTTCCGCGGCGCGACGCGGCTGCTGGCCCCCTTCCCCGCGGCGCTCGACGGCGCGGCCGTGCCGGACTGGGTCCGGGCCAAGACGCTCTACGCGGGCTTCCTGGGCGCGCCGGCGCAGGCCCCGATCGAGGCGGGACGCGAGATCGTGGTCGTGTTCGGCCGCGGCGGCGCGGGGGGCGACCTCGGGGATCTCGCCGCGGCCGCGCGGGCGGTGCCGGACCGGCCGTGGCACGTGTTGGGACCGGTATCAGGCTCGGGCGCCGTCCCCGGCAACCTGCACCTGCACGGCTGGGTCCCGGACGTCGAGGCGCGGGTCGCCCGGGCGGCTTTGCTGGTGGGCGGCGGCGGCGACGGCGTGGTCGCCCTGGCGGCCGCGCAGCGGAAGCGTTTCGTCTGCCTCCCGGAGGAGCGTGCCTACGGGGAGCAGACCGAGAAGGCTGAGGCTCTGGCCCGGCTCGGGGCCGCGATCGTTCATCCCGGCTGGCCCTCGGCCGCGGCGTGGCCTGGCCTCATCGCGGCGGCCCGCGCCATCGACCCATCGGTGATCGGCGGCCTGCACGACCCGGACGCGGTCCGGACCTGCGCCGCGACGATCCAGACCCTGATCGCGGATCTCTGA
- a CDS encoding trans-sulfuration enzyme family protein, with translation MSQPYAPQGPSDTRSDAEPEYTRRSLAAQAMGRIEPETRAVVMPLHVATTFIRDPDNGYSSGYSYARPDNATVREAESVLAMLEGAAAGALLFGSGMAAATAVFGALEPGDHVVAGTVMYWALKRWLREEAPRRGLTLSFVDTDDADALRAVIEPGRTKLVWIETPGNPLWTVTDIAAAAEIAHAAGARLAVDSTAASPVHTRPLELGADIVMHSATKILNGHSDVVAGVLAGARADAFWERIRGIRAGSGGILGPFEAYLLMRSLRTLHLRAAAQAAGALRLAGRLSGHPHVTRVLYPGLPDDPGHAVACRQMRDGFGFMLSIRVAGGEAGAIATAARVRLWKRATSLGGVESLIEHRASVEGPGSPCPPDLLRLSTGIEDTDDLYGDLDQALRGAHAG, from the coding sequence ATGTCACAGCCTTACGCGCCGCAGGGTCCGTCGGATACCCGGAGCGACGCCGAGCCGGAATACACGCGCCGGAGCCTCGCCGCCCAGGCCATGGGGCGGATCGAGCCGGAGACGCGGGCGGTGGTGATGCCGCTCCACGTCGCCACCACCTTCATCCGCGATCCCGACAACGGCTACAGCTCCGGCTACAGCTACGCGCGGCCGGACAACGCCACGGTGCGCGAGGCGGAGTCGGTCCTGGCGATGCTGGAGGGCGCCGCCGCCGGCGCGCTGCTGTTCGGCTCGGGGATGGCGGCGGCGACCGCGGTGTTCGGCGCGCTGGAGCCCGGCGACCACGTGGTCGCCGGCACGGTCATGTACTGGGCGCTGAAGCGCTGGCTGCGCGAGGAGGCGCCCCGGCGCGGCCTCACACTGAGTTTCGTGGACACGGACGATGCGGACGCCCTGCGCGCCGTGATCGAGCCCGGCCGGACCAAGCTCGTCTGGATCGAGACCCCCGGCAACCCGCTCTGGACGGTCACCGACATCGCCGCGGCGGCCGAGATCGCCCACGCGGCGGGGGCGCGGCTGGCCGTGGATTCCACGGCCGCCTCGCCGGTGCACACGCGGCCCCTGGAACTCGGCGCCGACATCGTGATGCACTCGGCCACCAAGATCCTCAACGGCCATTCCGACGTGGTGGCGGGCGTGCTGGCGGGCGCGCGGGCCGACGCGTTCTGGGAACGGATCCGGGGGATCCGCGCCGGTAGCGGCGGCATCCTCGGGCCGTTCGAGGCCTACCTGCTGATGCGCTCGCTCCGGACCCTGCACCTGCGGGCGGCCGCGCAGGCGGCGGGCGCCCTGCGCCTCGCCGGGCGCCTGAGCGGGCACCCGCACGTGACCCGCGTCCTCTACCCGGGCCTTCCGGACGATCCCGGCCACGCGGTCGCCTGCCGGCAGATGCGGGACGGGTTCGGCTTCATGCTGTCGATCCGGGTCGCCGGCGGCGAGGCCGGCGCCATCGCCACGGCGGCGCGGGTGCGGCTCTGGAAGCGGGCGACCTCGCTCGGCGGCGTCGAGAGCCTCATCGAGCACCGCGCCTCGGTGGAAGGCCCGGGCAGCCCCTGCCCGCCGGACCTGCTGCGCCTGTCCACCGGCATCGAGGACACGGACGACCTGTACGGCGATCTCGACCAGGCCCTGCGCGGCGCCCACGCGGGCTGA
- a CDS encoding efflux RND transporter periplasmic adaptor subunit, translating to MKTPTCPARERQYQSSADCEAPVVNSVRWRAPRLTLLCGLAILAGAPARAVETAAVPDAAAIAPAVTVVPAENREIVERAVVTGTLVPRDEILVSPEVEGLRITDLLVEEGDRVTKGQVLAKLSLEMIVTQEASNAAAIARAEAAIVQAQSQIVQAEAANVEAKQSLERAQALAKTGNATAAVLEQRVSAAQGAEGRLAAARGGLQSAQADLATARAAGAEIALRRARTDIRAPEAGIVNRRTARIGATATAVGEPLFRLIARGEIELEGEVPETSLARIHVGNPASLDLDDGRRLAGKVRRVYPEVDRATRLGKVRIRLGDDPALRIGAFARGNVEIARRTGVAVPVSSLLYAADGRASVLVVKDGRVEARPVAAGLSADGFTELRSGVAAGESVVARAGSFLRDGDRVRPVPAPTSTPIADAAPR from the coding sequence ATGAAAACGCCGACCTGCCCAGCGAGGGAGAGGCAATACCAGTCCAGCGCCGATTGCGAGGCCCCCGTCGTGAACTCCGTCCGTTGGCGCGCGCCCCGCCTCACTCTCCTGTGCGGGCTCGCGATCCTCGCCGGGGCGCCGGCCAGGGCCGTCGAGACCGCCGCCGTTCCCGACGCGGCCGCCATCGCGCCCGCCGTCACCGTGGTCCCGGCCGAGAACCGCGAGATCGTCGAGCGGGCGGTCGTTACCGGCACGCTGGTCCCACGCGACGAGATCCTCGTCTCCCCGGAGGTCGAGGGCCTGCGCATCACCGATCTCCTCGTCGAGGAGGGCGACCGCGTCACCAAGGGACAGGTTCTCGCCAAGCTGTCGCTGGAGATGATCGTCACCCAGGAGGCCTCGAACGCCGCGGCGATCGCCCGGGCCGAGGCGGCCATCGTCCAGGCCCAGAGCCAGATCGTCCAGGCGGAGGCGGCCAACGTCGAAGCCAAGCAGTCGCTGGAGCGGGCCCAGGCGCTCGCCAAGACCGGGAACGCAACCGCGGCCGTGCTGGAACAGCGCGTCTCGGCGGCGCAGGGGGCGGAAGGGCGCCTCGCCGCCGCCAGGGGCGGCCTGCAATCGGCCCAGGCCGACCTCGCCACCGCCCGGGCGGCCGGCGCCGAGATCGCCCTGCGGCGTGCCCGCACCGATATCCGGGCGCCGGAGGCCGGCATCGTCAATCGCCGCACCGCCCGGATCGGCGCCACAGCCACCGCGGTGGGCGAGCCGCTGTTCCGGCTGATCGCCCGGGGCGAGATCGAGTTGGAAGGCGAGGTGCCGGAGACGTCGCTGGCGCGCATCCACGTCGGCAACCCGGCGAGCCTCGACCTCGATGACGGCCGCCGCCTCGCCGGCAAGGTTCGCCGGGTCTACCCGGAGGTCGACCGGGCCACGCGGCTCGGCAAGGTGCGCATCCGCCTCGGCGACGATCCGGCCCTGCGCATCGGCGCCTTCGCGCGCGGCAACGTCGAGATCGCGCGCCGCACCGGCGTCGCCGTGCCGGTCTCCAGCCTGCTCTACGCGGCCGACGGCCGCGCCAGCGTCCTCGTGGTGAAGGACGGGCGCGTCGAGGCGCGGCCCGTGGCCGCGGGGCTCTCGGCCGACGGCTTCACCGAGCTCCGCTCCGGCGTCGCGGCCGGCGAGAGCGTCGTGGCCCGCGCGGGGAGCTTCCTGCGCGACGGCGACCGGGTGCGCCCCGTGCCGGCGCCCACCAGCACGCCGATCGCCGACGCGGCCCCGCGGTAG
- a CDS encoding efflux RND transporter permease subunit, which yields MRLNVSAWAIRRPLPSVVLFLVLMILGLVSFRALPITRFPNIDIPIVSVTITQSGAAPAELQTQVTKWVEDSVAGVKGVKHILSTITEGTSTTTIEFRLEVNQDRATNDVKDAIAKIRQNLPRTIDEPIVSRVEIAGLPIMVYGASAPAMTPEDLSWFVDDVVARGLQSVKGVGGVERLGGVAREIRVTLKPDRLLALGITAADVNRQLRLTSADMAGGRAEVGGQEQSIRALAASASLETLAKTSIVVPGNRKVRLDELATLSDTAEEPRTFARFNGEPVVAFAISRASGASDADVSVGVAKKIAALHAANPNVRFDLIDTSVVNTIGNYHSAMMGLIEGALLAVVVVLLFLRDWRATLIAAVALPLSVLPTFWVMSALGFSLNAVSLLAITLVTGILVDDAIVEIENIVRHMRMGKSPYRASLEAADEIGLAVIAITATIIAIFSPVSFMGGIAGQYFKQFGLTIAAAVFMSLLVARLITPLLAAYFLRDHGPDHERDGVVMRGYTRLVAWSVRHKFITLVLGLACFAGSIASTGLLPAGFLPAEDQARTLFVVELPPGARLQDTVRVTDRIEEKIRALPEVKSVFVDGGRQLPAKKEVRLASLTINLTPKNSRDKTQKQIDAEVAAILREEPDLRFWALREGGQRDLALIIAGPDKAVVAETAAKLQREAQQVPHLVNVMSTAPLDRTEVRIRPKPAVAADLGVSTDTIAETVRVGTIGDIGMNLAKFNATDRQIPIRVQLPESVRGRLSDLETLKVPVKGGTAVPLATVADISLGQGPTGIDRYDRAVRVALEGDMQGTDALAALIGQVMNLPTAKNLPPGVTISQTGDAEVMGEVFEGFALAMGAGLMMVFGVLILLFGNFLQPLTILFSLPLSIGGAILALLICHMPISMPVVIGILMLMGVVTKNAIMLVDFAVEQIRAGVDRNVAIVDAGRKRARPIVMTTIAMAAGMVPSAMAYGIGGEFRSPMAVAVIGGLIVSTVLSLVFVPAIFVLMDDLSRLLTRLFGRFIGERDDPEDASVFDPAHPANDGHPPPPRIAAE from the coding sequence ATGCGCCTCAACGTCTCCGCCTGGGCGATCCGAAGGCCCCTGCCCTCGGTGGTCCTGTTCCTGGTCCTGATGATCCTCGGGCTGGTGAGCTTCCGCGCGCTGCCGATCACCCGGTTCCCCAACATCGACATCCCGATCGTCTCGGTGACGATCACCCAGTCGGGCGCCGCGCCCGCCGAGCTTCAGACCCAGGTCACCAAGTGGGTCGAGGATTCGGTCGCCGGCGTGAAGGGCGTCAAGCACATCCTCTCGACGATCACGGAGGGCACCTCCACCACCACGATCGAGTTCCGCCTGGAGGTGAACCAGGATCGGGCGACCAACGACGTCAAGGACGCGATCGCCAAGATCCGCCAGAACCTGCCGCGGACGATCGACGAGCCGATCGTCTCGCGCGTGGAGATCGCCGGCCTGCCGATCATGGTCTACGGCGCCTCAGCACCCGCCATGACGCCCGAGGACCTGTCGTGGTTCGTGGACGACGTCGTCGCCCGGGGCTTGCAGAGCGTGAAGGGCGTCGGCGGCGTCGAGCGCCTCGGCGGCGTCGCCCGCGAGATCCGCGTCACCCTGAAGCCCGACCGCCTGCTGGCGCTGGGCATCACCGCCGCGGACGTGAACCGGCAGCTGCGCCTGACCTCGGCCGACATGGCCGGCGGCCGGGCCGAGGTCGGCGGCCAGGAGCAGTCCATCCGAGCGCTGGCCGCCTCGGCGAGTCTCGAGACGCTCGCCAAGACCTCCATCGTGGTGCCGGGCAACCGCAAGGTCCGCCTCGACGAGCTCGCGACCCTATCGGACACCGCCGAGGAGCCCCGCACCTTCGCGCGCTTCAATGGCGAGCCGGTGGTCGCCTTCGCGATCTCCCGCGCCAGCGGCGCCAGCGACGCCGACGTGTCGGTGGGCGTCGCCAAGAAGATCGCGGCGCTGCACGCGGCCAATCCCAACGTGCGGTTCGACCTGATCGACACCAGCGTCGTCAACACGATCGGCAACTACCACTCGGCCATGATGGGCCTGATCGAGGGGGCCCTCCTCGCCGTCGTGGTGGTGCTGCTGTTCCTGCGCGACTGGCGCGCGACCCTGATCGCCGCGGTGGCGCTGCCGCTCTCGGTGCTGCCGACCTTCTGGGTGATGAGCGCCCTGGGCTTCTCGCTCAACGCCGTCAGCCTGCTGGCGATCACGCTCGTCACCGGCATCCTGGTGGACGACGCGATCGTGGAGATCGAGAACATCGTCCGGCACATGCGGATGGGGAAATCGCCCTACCGCGCGTCGCTCGAGGCCGCGGACGAGATCGGCCTCGCGGTCATCGCCATCACCGCGACGATCATCGCGATCTTCTCGCCGGTGTCGTTCATGGGCGGCATCGCCGGCCAGTACTTCAAGCAGTTCGGCCTGACCATCGCGGCCGCGGTGTTCATGTCGCTGCTCGTGGCGCGCCTGATCACGCCGCTGCTCGCCGCCTACTTCCTGCGCGACCACGGGCCGGACCACGAGCGGGACGGCGTCGTCATGCGCGGCTACACCCGCCTCGTGGCGTGGTCGGTCCGGCACAAGTTCATCACGCTGGTGCTCGGCCTCGCGTGCTTCGCCGGCTCCATCGCCTCCACGGGCCTGCTGCCCGCGGGCTTCCTGCCGGCGGAGGACCAGGCCCGCACCCTGTTCGTGGTCGAGCTGCCGCCGGGCGCCCGGCTCCAGGACACGGTCCGGGTCACCGACCGCATCGAGGAGAAGATCCGCGCGCTGCCCGAGGTGAAGAGCGTGTTCGTGGACGGCGGCCGCCAGCTGCCGGCCAAGAAGGAGGTGCGCCTCGCGAGCCTCACCATCAACCTCACGCCGAAGAACAGCCGCGACAAGACGCAGAAGCAGATCGACGCCGAGGTCGCGGCGATCCTCCGGGAGGAGCCGGACCTGCGCTTCTGGGCCCTGCGCGAGGGCGGCCAGCGCGACCTCGCGCTGATCATCGCCGGCCCCGACAAGGCCGTGGTGGCCGAGACGGCGGCCAAGCTCCAGCGCGAGGCCCAGCAGGTCCCGCACCTCGTCAACGTCATGTCGACGGCCCCCCTCGACCGGACCGAGGTCCGGATCCGGCCGAAGCCCGCCGTGGCGGCCGATCTCGGCGTCAGCACCGACACCATCGCCGAGACCGTGCGGGTCGGGACGATCGGCGACATCGGCATGAACCTCGCCAAGTTCAACGCCACGGACCGGCAGATCCCGATCCGCGTGCAGCTCCCCGAGAGCGTGCGCGGCCGGCTCTCCGACCTCGAGACCCTGAAGGTGCCGGTGAAGGGCGGGACGGCCGTGCCGCTCGCGACCGTGGCCGACATCAGCCTCGGCCAGGGCCCGACCGGCATCGACCGCTACGACCGCGCCGTGCGCGTCGCGCTCGAGGGCGACATGCAGGGCACCGACGCGCTCGCCGCGCTGATCGGCCAGGTGATGAACCTGCCGACCGCCAAGAACCTGCCGCCCGGCGTCACGATCAGCCAGACCGGCGACGCCGAGGTGATGGGCGAGGTCTTCGAGGGATTCGCGCTGGCCATGGGCGCCGGCCTGATGATGGTCTTCGGCGTGCTGATCCTGCTGTTCGGCAACTTCCTGCAGCCGCTGACCATCCTGTTCTCGCTGCCGCTCTCCATCGGCGGCGCGATCCTGGCGCTCCTGATCTGCCACATGCCGATCTCGATGCCGGTGGTGATCGGCATCCTGATGCTGATGGGCGTCGTGACCAAGAACGCCATCATGCTGGTGGATTTCGCCGTCGAGCAGATCCGCGCCGGCGTCGACCGGAACGTCGCGATCGTCGATGCCGGCCGCAAGCGCGCCCGGCCGATCGTGATGACCACCATCGCCATGGCGGCCGGCATGGTCCCCTCCGCGATGGCCTACGGAATCGGCGGCGAGTTCCGCTCGCCCATGGCGGTGGCGGTGATCGGCGGCCTGATCGTCTCGACGGTGCTGTCGCTCGTCTTCGTGCCGGCAATCTTCGTGCTGATGGACGACCTGTCCCGCCTGCTGACGCGGCTGTTCGGCCGCTTCATCGGCGAGCGCGACGATCCGGAGGATGCCTCCGTCTTCGATCCGGCCCATCCGGCCAATGACGGGCACCCGCCGCCGCCGCGGATCGCCGCGGAGTAG
- a CDS encoding phosphate-starvation-inducible PsiE family protein: MSEHSEDQGRLTKVASAIFLHTEHAIYAALGILLALTALVALIEAAGMTWEAMRALGGAQQILEVIDRLLFLLMLIEILHTVRVSMRSGTLTCEPFLIVGLIASIRRVLVITLQSSEIMHAKDWSPEKQALFQASMIELGVLAGLILTMVFAIFLLHRARDDGKPAGEEKPEHVS, encoded by the coding sequence ATGTCGGAACACTCAGAAGACCAGGGACGCCTGACGAAGGTCGCCAGCGCGATCTTCCTGCACACCGAGCACGCGATCTACGCGGCCCTCGGCATCCTGCTGGCGCTCACCGCCCTCGTGGCGCTGATCGAGGCCGCCGGGATGACCTGGGAGGCGATGCGGGCGCTCGGCGGCGCGCAGCAGATCCTGGAGGTGATCGACCGGCTGCTGTTCCTGCTGATGCTGATCGAGATCCTGCACACGGTCCGGGTCTCGATGCGGTCGGGGACGCTGACCTGCGAGCCGTTCCTGATCGTCGGGCTGATCGCCTCGATCCGGCGGGTTCTGGTGATCACCCTGCAATCGTCGGAGATCATGCACGCCAAGGACTGGTCGCCGGAGAAGCAGGCGCTGTTCCAGGCCTCGATGATCGAGCTCGGCGTGCTGGCGGGGCTGATCCTCACGATGGTGTTCGCGATCTTCCTGCTGCACCGCGCGCGCGACGACGGCAAGCCGGCCGGCGAGGAGAAGCCCGAGCACGTGTCCTGA
- a CDS encoding TspO/MBR family protein, which translates to MTAATQVPEGSPLPRWLRLAAAILPVAATAAVGSVSTQAEIPGWYASLNKPAFNPPNWVFPVAWTILYTMIAVSLWRLLGAMPRTGPSRQGWWLALAAFVVQIALNAAWTPVFFTAHAIGAGLIVVAMLLVMVLWTIRLTWRFDRLAAWLLVPYTAWVAFATLLNAAILRMN; encoded by the coding sequence ATGACCGCCGCCACACAGGTCCCCGAGGGATCGCCCCTGCCGCGCTGGCTGCGCCTCGCCGCCGCGATCCTGCCCGTCGCGGCCACGGCCGCCGTCGGCTCGGTGTCGACCCAGGCGGAGATCCCGGGCTGGTACGCGAGCCTGAACAAGCCGGCCTTCAACCCGCCGAACTGGGTGTTCCCGGTCGCCTGGACGATCCTCTACACGATGATCGCGGTCTCGCTCTGGCGCCTGCTCGGCGCCATGCCGCGCACGGGACCGAGCCGCCAGGGCTGGTGGCTCGCCCTCGCGGCGTTCGTGGTGCAGATCGCGCTCAACGCCGCCTGGACGCCGGTCTTCTTCACCGCCCACGCGATCGGCGCCGGCCTGATCGTCGTCGCGATGCTGCTGGTGATGGTGCTCTGGACGATCCGGCTGACCTGGCGGTTCGACCGGCTCGCGGCGTGGCTCCTCGTCCCCTACACGGCCTGGGTCGCCTTCGCGACGCTCCTCAACGCCGCGATCCTGCGGATGAACTGA
- a CDS encoding DUF4337 domain-containing protein yields the protein MSGGHGAVEGSNKRVALLISVLALFLAFSETLGKASQTDSIGANVEAANQWAYFQARTIRATVLKTADEALALVPPGPNQEAIAAKRAEWSKTLARWDSEPSTGEGRKELSEKARASEGRRDLALLRYHHYELASAAFQIGIVLASAEVITGISLLVFAGGFLGLAGAALLGFGYLAPHALPFFH from the coding sequence ATGTCGGGTGGTCACGGGGCGGTCGAGGGGTCGAACAAGCGCGTGGCGCTGCTGATCTCGGTGCTGGCGCTGTTCCTCGCGTTCAGCGAGACACTGGGCAAGGCGTCCCAGACGGATTCGATCGGCGCCAACGTCGAGGCCGCGAACCAGTGGGCCTATTTCCAGGCCCGCACGATCCGCGCGACGGTGCTCAAGACCGCCGACGAGGCCCTGGCGCTGGTGCCCCCGGGACCGAACCAGGAGGCCATCGCCGCCAAGCGCGCCGAGTGGTCGAAGACGCTGGCACGCTGGGATTCAGAGCCGTCGACCGGCGAGGGCCGCAAGGAGCTGTCCGAGAAGGCCCGCGCCTCGGAGGGCCGGCGCGACCTCGCGCTGCTGCGCTACCACCACTACGAGCTGGCCTCGGCGGCCTTCCAGATCGGGATCGTGCTGGCCTCGGCCGAGGTCATCACCGGGATCAGCCTGCTGGTCTTCGCCGGCGGCTTCCTGGGCCTCGCCGGGGCGGCGCTGCTCGGCTTCGGCTACCTCGCGCCGCACGCCCTGCCGTTCTTCCACTGA
- a CDS encoding glycosyltransferase — MTTDADHPAPPPCVVCIPARNEAERLPRLLASLAAQNGVSARAPLRVVVLANNCTDGTVQAVRDVEASGILATLTLRLIAVELGGADAHVGTARRMALDAGAEWLEADGEPDGILLTTDADARLPAEWVAANLRALEAADIVGGRLVIDDDGTPDPALTDLHARIERYWSGVRRLEDLLDPPPYDPAPRHGDHTGASLAVPAILYRAVGGLPALPCGEDNALVGLLRANGARLRHCPDVQVLVSSRHQGRVSGGMATEMLRRTRVLDGEAYLLPEAAHWQALILRRAALRRAFHLDPQARAAACARLGLDADDLAAVGACPNDIAFVERADRILESRSPPARDCALDQAVADLDALASSLRDAA, encoded by the coding sequence ATGACCACCGACGCCGACCATCCGGCCCCACCGCCCTGCGTCGTCTGCATCCCCGCCCGGAACGAGGCCGAGCGCCTGCCGCGCCTGCTCGCCTCCCTGGCCGCGCAGAACGGCGTCTCGGCGCGGGCGCCCCTGCGCGTCGTGGTGCTGGCCAACAACTGCACGGACGGGACCGTCCAGGCGGTGCGGGACGTTGAGGCCTCGGGCATCCTCGCGACCCTGACCCTCCGGCTGATCGCGGTCGAGCTCGGCGGCGCGGACGCCCATGTCGGCACGGCGCGGCGCATGGCGCTCGATGCCGGGGCCGAGTGGCTGGAGGCGGACGGGGAGCCGGACGGCATCCTCCTCACCACCGACGCGGATGCCCGCCTGCCGGCCGAGTGGGTCGCGGCCAACCTCCGCGCGCTGGAGGCCGCCGACATCGTCGGTGGCCGGCTGGTGATCGACGACGACGGCACGCCGGACCCCGCCCTGACGGACCTGCACGCGCGCATCGAGCGCTACTGGTCCGGCGTCCGACGCCTGGAGGATCTGCTCGACCCGCCGCCCTACGATCCCGCCCCCCGTCACGGCGACCATACCGGCGCGAGCCTCGCCGTTCCCGCGATCCTGTACCGGGCGGTCGGCGGGCTGCCGGCGCTGCCCTGCGGCGAGGACAACGCCCTCGTCGGGCTGCTGCGCGCCAACGGCGCGCGCCTGCGCCACTGCCCGGACGTGCAGGTGCTGGTCTCGTCCCGCCACCAGGGGCGGGTCTCGGGCGGCATGGCCACCGAGATGCTGCGCCGGACCCGCGTCCTCGACGGGGAGGCCTACCTGCTGCCGGAGGCCGCGCACTGGCAGGCGCTGATCCTGCGCCGCGCGGCCCTGCGCCGGGCCTTCCACCTCGACCCGCAGGCCCGCGCCGCGGCCTGCGCACGGCTCGGTCTCGACGCCGACGACCTCGCCGCCGTCGGGGCCTGCCCGAACGACATCGCCTTCGTGGAGCGGGCCGACCGGATCCTCGAGTCGCGCAGCCCGCCGGCGCGGGACTGCGCCCTCGACCAGGCGGTCGCCGATCTCGACGCCCTCGCGTCGTCCCTGAGGGACGCCGCGTGA
- a CDS encoding glycosyltransferase family 4 protein has protein sequence MKIAVLAHLKYPIGQPYAGGLEMHTHLLTVALKRHGHDVTLFASRGSDPALDPVMLCDPTGDALLDPEREEAIDREEEDAYRRMMEMVAAGGFDLVHNNALHALPLRESARLGLPWVTVLHTPPFDSLVGGVVQADPDMAFLAVSPSLAQEWAHLVPGAQVVDNGVDLSTFAFSHAADDTPFAFWSGRIVPEKGLHLAIDAARAAGLPLTFAGPKLNPGYWAAEIAPRLGPDLTHLGHLSHRDLAHHLGRARVAIVSPRWEEPFGLVVAEALACGTPVAAFRRGAMPDILDASCGRLARPDDPQDLSVAIREAAGLSRRACRDRAEALYDAAAMTGRYLEAYDAVIARCAERARPALRVAGGRG, from the coding sequence GTGAAGATCGCTGTCCTCGCACATCTGAAATACCCGATCGGCCAGCCCTACGCCGGCGGCCTGGAGATGCACACGCATCTCCTGACCGTCGCGCTGAAGCGGCACGGGCACGACGTCACGCTGTTCGCGAGCCGCGGGTCCGACCCGGCGCTCGACCCGGTCATGCTCTGCGATCCGACCGGGGACGCGCTCCTCGACCCGGAGCGGGAGGAGGCGATCGACCGGGAGGAGGAGGACGCCTACCGGCGCATGATGGAGATGGTCGCGGCCGGAGGCTTCGATCTCGTCCACAACAACGCGCTGCACGCCCTGCCGCTGCGCGAGAGCGCCCGGCTCGGCCTGCCCTGGGTCACCGTGCTGCACACGCCGCCCTTCGACTCCCTGGTCGGCGGCGTCGTCCAGGCCGACCCCGACATGGCCTTCCTGGCGGTGTCCCCGTCGCTGGCGCAGGAATGGGCGCATCTCGTGCCCGGCGCCCAGGTGGTCGACAACGGCGTGGACCTCTCGACCTTCGCGTTCTCACACGCTGCCGACGATACGCCCTTCGCCTTCTGGTCGGGCCGGATCGTGCCCGAGAAGGGGCTGCACCTCGCGATCGACGCGGCGCGCGCCGCCGGGCTGCCGCTGACCTTCGCGGGTCCCAAGCTCAATCCCGGCTACTGGGCCGCAGAGATCGCCCCGCGTCTCGGGCCGGACCTGACGCATCTCGGCCATCTCTCCCACCGGGACCTCGCCCATCATCTCGGCCGGGCCCGCGTGGCGATCGTCTCGCCCCGCTGGGAGGAGCCCTTCGGCCTCGTCGTGGCGGAGGCCCTGGCCTGCGGCACGCCGGTCGCCGCCTTCCGGCGCGGCGCCATGCCCGACATCCTGGACGCGTCCTGCGGCCGCCTCGCCCGCCCGGACGACCCGCAGGATCTCTCGGTGGCGATCCGGGAGGCCGCCGGCCTGTCGCGCCGGGCCTGTCGCGACCGCGCCGAGGCGCTCTACGATGCCGCCGCCATGACCGGGCGCTACCTGGAGGCCTACGACGCCGTGATCGCGCGCTGCGCCGAGCGGGCGCGGCCGGCCCTGCGCGTCGCCGGAGGACGCGGCTGA